From Hyphomicrobiales bacterium 4NK60-0047b, the proteins below share one genomic window:
- a CDS encoding VOC family protein: MPAKMIHTMIRVLSEETSVNFYQSAFNLTIAERLDFDDFTLVYMSNEEQSFELELTINKSQTTPYEHGTAYGHLAFVVDDLESEHQRLSSLGLSPKDIVNFKHEEKALAKFFFIEDPDGYKIEVLQKLGRFR, encoded by the coding sequence ATGCCTGCAAAAATGATCCATACGATGATCAGAGTTCTGAGCGAAGAGACTTCCGTTAATTTCTATCAATCTGCATTTAATTTAACCATTGCAGAGAGACTAGATTTTGATGACTTCACCCTTGTCTATATGAGCAATGAAGAACAAAGCTTTGAGTTAGAGCTCACAATTAACAAATCCCAAACAACTCCTTATGAGCATGGCACCGCATATGGTCACTTAGCGTTTGTTGTTGATGATTTAGAGAGCGAACATCAAAGACTATCTTCTCTTGGGTTATCTCCAAAAGATATCGTCAACTTCAAGCATGAAGAAAAAGCTCTTGCTAAATTCTTCTTCATCGAAGACCCAGACGGCTATAAAATTGAAGTGTTACAAAAATTGGGACGTTTCCGCTAG
- the bcp gene encoding thioredoxin-dependent thiol peroxidase — MLDIGNKAPNFKLPNKDGNTISLKDFKGKNVIVYFYPKDLTPGCTKQAISFTEYSEEFAKRETVIIGISPDSSASHEKFTKKHNLNLILLADEEKQAIESYGVWKEKKMYGRTFMGVERSTFLVDSTGTVQAIWRKVKVAKHIKEILEELDK; from the coding sequence ATGCTGGATATCGGAAACAAGGCACCCAATTTTAAACTGCCAAACAAAGATGGAAATACAATCTCACTTAAAGACTTCAAAGGCAAAAATGTTATAGTCTACTTCTACCCCAAAGACCTAACACCAGGTTGCACCAAACAAGCCATTTCATTTACAGAATATTCTGAAGAATTTGCCAAACGAGAAACCGTCATTATTGGAATTTCACCAGATAGTAGCGCTTCACATGAAAAATTTACTAAAAAACACAATCTCAACCTCATTCTTTTGGCCGATGAAGAAAAACAAGCAATAGAATCATATGGGGTCTGGAAAGAGAAAAAAATGTATGGCCGCACCTTCATGGGGGTGGAGCGATCAACATTTCTTGTGGATAGCACTGGCACTGTTCAGGCCATTTGGAGAAAAGTAAAAGTAGCAAAACACATCAAAGAAATTCTAGAAGAGCTAGATAAATAA
- a CDS encoding AraC family transcriptional regulator, which translates to MIDILSDIFETIRLRATLYFRTDYSPPWAITVPKYEEAARFHLVVQGRCHIELASGTTTEIGPGDLILIPRGQQHVLSDQQGRIPAPLETIIEKSGYDGNGTFVLGERNPSAATQMVCGHFGFTKGADHPLLRSLPEFITMTPADRAENPILDETLRLVVRRVFAHSLGASAAISRLSEVFFIEAVRASINKNPKLSRILEAMTDKNISHSLELIHQQTNHAWTVETLASEVGMSRSRFAERFSNLLGDGPMGYLTNWRLQQALPLLSQPNANIQDIANQVGYQSASAFTRAFAQKFGTPPSEFRQKEI; encoded by the coding sequence ATGATCGATATTTTAAGTGACATTTTCGAAACCATTCGATTACGTGCCACTCTCTATTTCAGAACGGATTATTCTCCGCCCTGGGCCATCACTGTTCCCAAATACGAAGAGGCTGCTCGCTTTCACCTTGTAGTTCAAGGCAGATGCCATATCGAGCTAGCATCAGGTACCACAACAGAAATTGGCCCAGGTGACTTAATCCTCATTCCTCGAGGACAACAACACGTCCTCTCGGATCAACAAGGTCGTATCCCAGCCCCCTTAGAAACAATCATCGAAAAATCCGGTTATGACGGAAACGGCACATTTGTTTTAGGAGAACGAAACCCAAGCGCGGCCACACAAATGGTCTGCGGACATTTCGGTTTCACCAAAGGAGCAGATCACCCTTTATTGCGCTCCTTACCAGAATTTATCACCATGACCCCAGCAGACCGTGCTGAAAACCCCATCCTGGATGAAACCTTACGCCTCGTAGTACGCCGGGTCTTTGCTCATAGTCTCGGCGCATCGGCCGCCATTTCTCGCCTATCTGAAGTTTTCTTCATCGAAGCCGTTCGCGCCAGTATCAACAAAAACCCAAAACTATCACGCATCCTCGAAGCAATGACAGATAAAAACATCTCTCATTCCCTGGAGCTCATTCACCAACAAACCAATCATGCCTGGACAGTAGAAACCCTTGCTTCAGAAGTAGGCATGTCTCGCAGTCGCTTCGCAGAACGTTTTTCAAATCTGTTGGGAGATGGTCCAATGGGATATTTAACCAACTGGCGGCTCCAGCAAGCCTTACCACTTCTCTCACAGCCCAATGCTAATATCCAAGATATAGCCAACCAGGTTGGCTACCAATCTGCCTCGGCATTCACAAGAGCCTTTGCTCAAAAATTCGGAACACCCCCCTCAGAATTTCGCCAAAAAGAAATCTAG
- the tyrS gene encoding tyrosine--tRNA ligase, with the protein MPGPNLVDTKKLKHKCKAKSLMSKYQSDFLNILSSRGFIHQCSDETALDKKLSEGPITAYIGFDCTAKSLHVGSLLPIMMLYWLQQTGSKPVVLMGGGTTQIGDPSGKDAARQLLTLDIIEENKTGIRQVFDQFLTFGEEKNNAIMTDNANWLMDINYVNFLRDVGRHFSINRMLSFDSVKQRLEREQPLSFLEFNYMIFQAYDFAELYKKENCILQMGGSDQWGNIVNGIDLGRRLHGAELYGLTAPLLTTSSGAKMGKTADGAVWLNADMLSPYDYWQYWRNTEDADVGRFLKLFTILPLEEIEKLESLEGAEINEAKKILAFEATKMLHGEEEAQKAAETAKTTFEKGQLSEDLPQIKITSEDIQEGLPILNAITKAGLAGSNGEARRHIKGNAIKLNDEKISDDKFKITQDDFNEGGSAKLSFGKKRHILLTLSS; encoded by the coding sequence GTGCCTGGCCCCAATTTAGTCGACACAAAAAAACTCAAACATAAATGCAAAGCCAAAAGCCTCATGTCAAAATACCAATCAGATTTCTTAAACATTCTATCAAGCCGCGGCTTTATACACCAGTGCTCCGATGAAACGGCCCTTGATAAAAAATTGTCAGAAGGCCCAATAACAGCTTATATCGGCTTCGATTGCACAGCGAAAAGCCTGCATGTTGGCAGCTTACTTCCCATCATGATGCTCTACTGGTTGCAACAAACAGGTTCAAAACCCGTTGTATTAATGGGAGGGGGCACCACGCAAATTGGCGATCCATCAGGCAAAGACGCAGCTCGTCAACTTCTCACACTAGACATCATAGAAGAAAACAAAACTGGCATTCGCCAAGTGTTTGATCAATTCCTTACCTTTGGTGAGGAAAAAAATAACGCCATCATGACAGATAATGCCAACTGGCTGATGGACATAAATTATGTCAACTTCCTAAGAGATGTCGGACGTCATTTTTCCATCAATAGAATGCTCAGCTTTGACAGTGTCAAACAACGCCTAGAGCGCGAACAGCCTTTGTCATTCCTAGAATTTAACTACATGATTTTCCAAGCCTATGATTTTGCAGAACTTTACAAAAAAGAAAACTGCATTCTACAAATGGGCGGCTCCGACCAATGGGGAAATATCGTCAATGGCATTGATTTAGGCCGCCGGCTACATGGAGCTGAATTATATGGCCTAACGGCTCCATTACTCACCACCTCAAGTGGAGCTAAAATGGGCAAAACAGCCGACGGTGCCGTCTGGCTAAATGCCGACATGCTCTCTCCATATGATTATTGGCAATATTGGCGCAACACTGAAGACGCAGATGTCGGACGGTTTTTAAAACTCTTCACGATCCTACCACTAGAAGAAATTGAAAAATTGGAAAGTTTAGAGGGCGCTGAAATTAACGAAGCCAAAAAAATTCTGGCCTTCGAAGCAACAAAAATGCTCCACGGTGAAGAAGAAGCACAAAAAGCAGCGGAAACAGCAAAAACAACATTTGAAAAAGGACAATTGAGCGAAGACTTACCTCAAATTAAAATCACATCAGAAGATATCCAAGAAGGCCTCCCTATTTTAAATGCCATAACAAAAGCAGGCCTCGCCGGATCAAATGGAGAAGCAAGACGCCACATTAAAGGCAATGCTATTAAGTTAAATGATGAAAAAATCAGTGATGATAAATTTAAAATCACACAAGACGATTTTAATGAAGGAGGAAGTGCTAAACTGTCCTTTGGTAAAAAACGTCACATCTTACTAACACTATCTTCTTAA